The Bacillus zhangzhouensis region TCAACAGCTGAGAGAAAAAGACATCTTTGATATTAGCGAAGTTGAATTTGCAATGATTGAAACAGATGGCCACATGTCAGTTAAAAAATACCCATCGTTTGAAAATGTCACGCGGAATGACCTTCATTTGTTCATAAAGGCAGATCGTTACATGCCGATTGAAGTCATCATGGACGGGAAACTCATCCAAAAAAACATACATGAAAATCAATTAACAGAGCAATGGATAGAAGAAGAGCTTAAAAAAAGACAGCTGTCCTTAAAGGACATTGTTTATGCTGTCCGTTCAAGTAATGGAAGCTTATATATTGATACATATGACGACCACATTCATTCTCCAATTGATCAAGAATGAATGAATAGTGCTGATGACACCCGCATGACACACATTTGACAATCTTTATAAGTCCTTTGAATGTCATGCGGATAGGTATCATTTCCCAATTATTATTATTTTCAGAAAATGTGATGACGGAATAAA contains the following coding sequences:
- a CDS encoding DUF421 domain-containing protein, giving the protein MPEHIEVILRTMFAFAILFGGAHLLGKQTIAQMNIFDFIAAISLGSIAANLAFNTTLPLQHTTISYVSLVIIIYVISLLALRSRKIRGLMAGKPTLVIQNGKILEGNMKGMRYTLDYLNQQLREKDIFDISEVEFAMIETDGHMSVKKYPSFENVTRNDLHLFIKADRYMPIEVIMDGKLIQKNIHENQLTEQWIEEELKKRQLSLKDIVYAVRSSNGSLYIDTYDDHIHSPIDQE